CCGGCTTCATGTAGGCCAGGATGAGGGCGATGGTCTGGGGGTGCTCGTTCTGGATGAAGTTGAGGATCTGCATGGGATCCGCCTGGCGGATGAACTCGAACGGCAGGGCCGTCAGGCTCTCCGAGAGGCGGTGCAGGATCTCCTCGGCCTTGTCGGCGCCGAGGGCCTTGGTCAGGAGCTCGCGGGCGTAGCCCACGCCGCCGGTGCTGATGTACTGGTTGGCCTGGAGGACGTGGTAGAACTCCTCGAGGATGCCCTCGGTGTCCTCGGGCGGCAGCTTGCCCAGGTTCGCGACCTCGAGGGTGAGGGTCTCGATGTCCTCGTTGTTGCCCAGGTACTTGAGGATCTGGCTCGACGTCTCGGGGCCGAGCGCCACCAGGAGCGCGGCCGCCTTCTGCTTGCCGGATAGGTGTTGCTGCCGTGCCATGTTACTCGTCCTCGAGCATCCAGGATTTCAGCAGCTTGGCCACGTCCGAGGGCTGCTGCTTGACCACCTTGGTGATCTCCTTCTGGAGGTGCGTCTTGCGGTCGTCCTCGCCGATGGTGCCGATCGAGGCGGGCTGGGAGAGCCGGGCGTCCACGTCGAAGCCTTCCAGGGTAAGCGGGGTCTCGTCGAAGCTCTCGGCGCGAGCGGCGAGGCCGCGGCGCAAGAGGAAGAGCGCCGCGATGCCGATCAGCACGCCCACCAGGATCTTGAGGTAGCTCTGGACCGTCTCCTGCTGCTTGGCCTTGGCGAGCTCCATCTCCTCGGCCTTCTGGACCGTGTCGTTGAACTTCTGGGCCGTCACGACGACCGTGTCGCCGCGCACCGCGTCGCTGCCCGCCGCGGCCGAGACCATCTGCTTGAGGTCCGCCAGCTGCTGGGGGTCCAGCTCGCCGTTGACGGCGACCGCCACCGAGAGGCGCTTGATCTCGGCCGGCGCCTTGATCTTGCGGGTCACGTTCTTGTTGACCTCGTAGTTGCGGACCAGGTCGCTCTTGTTGTAGGCGCCGGGCACGCCCGCGGACTCGGAGGCCGGGTAGGTGGGCAGGCTCGCGTTGGCGCCGCCGTTGATGTTGGAGGTGACGCCCGGGATCCCGCCGCTGGGCGCACCCGCCCCGTTGTAGCTCTCGCGCAGCTCCTTGGTCGAGCGCAGGATGCCGGTCTGGCTGCCATCCTGGTTGCGGACCACGGGCTGGTAGGTCTCCTCGTTGGTCTCGACCTGGCTGAAGTCCAGGTCCGCCGCCACCGTCACCACCGAGTTGTTGGGACCGAGCACCCGATCGAGGGTCGCCTGGAGGTTCTTGCGCAGGCCGCTCTCGACCTGCTTCTTGACCTCCATCTGGGACATGGTCAGCTCGGGAGACGCCATGCCGTCCTCGCCGGGGCCCACCTCGTCCGAGTAGTTCCGGCCGTCCACGTCGGTGATGACCACGTTGGCGACCTTGAGGCCCTCGACGCTCTTGGCCACCAGGTACGCGACGGTCTTGACCTGCTCGCCCTTCAGCTTGGCGCCCGGCCTGAGCTTGACCACCACCGCGGCCGAGGGCTCCTCGGCACTGTCCGAGAAGAGGTCCTTCTCGGGGATGACCAGGTGGACCCGGGCGGTCTCGATGCCGTCCAGCGACTGGATGGTGCGCACCAGCTCCCCTTGCAGGGCGCGCTGGTAGTTGAGCTTCTGGAGGGCATCGGTCATGCCGAACTGGTTCTTGTCGAAGAGCTCGAAGCCCACGGTGCCGCCCTGGGGCAGGCCCTTGGCCGCCATCTCGAGGCGCAGCTCGTGGACCTTGGACTTGGGCACCATGATCGCGGAGCCCGTGACCTGGTAGGGGACCTTGGCCTCCTTGAGCTTCTCGATCACCTGGCCGGCGTCCTGCTCCTCCATGTTGGTGAAGAGGGGCGACCACTCCGGCGTCTGGGCCCAGAGCACCAGCATGACGATGGCCACCACGCTCGCGGCGGCGACCGCCCCGAAGACGATCCGCTGGACCTGCGTCAAGCTGGTCCAGATGCGGGTGATGTCTTGCTTTAGCTGCTTGATGAAGTCGTTCATTTAGGGGACTAGACGGACATCCGCATGATTTCTTGGTAGGCGTCGAGGAGCTTGTTGCGCAGCTGCATGGTCAACTCGACCGAGATCCCGGCCTTCTCGGCCGCGATCATCACGTCGTGCAGCTCCACGTCCCCTCCCGTCGCAAGCTCGTTCTTCAGGGAGTCGGCATGGATCTGCTCCGCGTTGACGCTCTCCAGGAAGGCCCCGAGGGGCTTGCCGAGCTCGGAGATCGCCGTGGGGGCCGCGGGCTGCGCCGGCGCCACCGGAGCGGCGAACAGGGACTTGGCCGGCTTCTCGACCGGGGCCATGGGCAGCTCGGCCCGCTTGCGCTGGGCCTCGTCGAACATGCTGCCGAAGTCGGCGCCGGGTGCCGCCTGAGGCTGACCCAGCTTTGGGAAGGGCAGACCGAGACCCGGAGCCCCGGGAATGGGAATGAAAGGAGGAAGCCCAGCCATGCGCCTAGATCTCCAGGGCCTTGTTGGCAGCACCCTTGAGGGCCTGCACGACGGTGACGTTTGCCTCGTAAGAGCGGGTCGCCGAGATCATGTCGGTCATCTCGGCGACGGGATTGACGTTCGGGAACGCCACGTAGCCCTGCTGGTTGGCGTCGGGGTGGCCGGGGTCGTAGACCAGCCGGAAAGGGGCCTGGTCCTCGACGATTCCCGCCACGTGGACGCCGGTGCCCGGGAGACCCGGGCGGTTGGAGGGCTTGGCCTCGAAGACGACCATCTCGCGGCGGAAGGGGGTACCCTTGTCGGTTCGGGTCGTGTTGGCGTTGGCGAGGTTGCTCGCGATGGTGTCCATCCGCAGGCGCTGGGCCGTCAAGGCGCTGCCGCTGACGTTGAGGGCGTCGAAGGTGCTCATGGGTCCTCCTCGGGGCCTAGTTGCCGCGGATGATCGAGTGCAGCCCGGTCATCTTGCGCTTCATCAGGTCGGCAATGGCGTTGTAGGTGACGTTGGCCTGCGCCAGGCGCGTCATCTCCGCGTCGATGTCGACGTTGTTGCCGTCGTTGCGCATGGTCACCTCGCTGGATCGCGAGACCGTGGCCTGGAAGTCGTCGAGGCTCTGGGGACCATCCACCCGGTAGTGCCCCGGGTGCGTGGCCGCCATCGGGACCGAGAAGGCGTCGGGCCGCGAAACGGTCCTGGCGAGCGCCCCCTCGAAGGCGACCTCGAAGCGCTTGTAGTGGGGGGTGTCGGCGTTGGCGACGTTCTCGGCGATCGCCTTCTGACGCATGGAGAGGCCGTCCAGCGCACTGGCCATCACCTCTGCGTTCTTGCCGAACAGCTTGTCCAACACGGAGCGAACCTCCCCGGCCCAAGGCCGGCCTTCTCGAGCACCCGACGCACCGTCCATGGCGCCGCGCCTCGCTTTGAATCATGCAAGCCCGCCCTGGCTCGCGTCCGCTAAGGGCTACATACCCGCGAGCAGCCTCTCCCGAAACCGGAAACTCACGCTAGCTTCACGCATCATAGCAGAAACCGCGCCGGATCGTTGTGACGGCCGGCCAATTTCCCCCACCTTTGAGAGTAGCAGGTGAGAGGCGGTCATGCGAGGGGCCAAACGGCCCACGTGCACCGGATTTCGAAAAATCTATCGTCCGACCCCTGTGCCCGCGCGTGCCACGATGGCCGCGACCACCTCGTCGGCGCTCAGGCCGTCGCTGTCGAGCAGGATGGCGTCCTCGGCGGGCTTGAGCG
This sequence is a window from Pantanalinema sp.. Protein-coding genes within it:
- the fliF gene encoding flagellar basal-body MS-ring/collar protein FliF translates to MNDFIKQLKQDITRIWTSLTQVQRIVFGAVAAASVVAIVMLVLWAQTPEWSPLFTNMEEQDAGQVIEKLKEAKVPYQVTGSAIMVPKSKVHELRLEMAAKGLPQGGTVGFELFDKNQFGMTDALQKLNYQRALQGELVRTIQSLDGIETARVHLVIPEKDLFSDSAEEPSAAVVVKLRPGAKLKGEQVKTVAYLVAKSVEGLKVANVVITDVDGRNYSDEVGPGEDGMASPELTMSQMEVKKQVESGLRKNLQATLDRVLGPNNSVVTVAADLDFSQVETNEETYQPVVRNQDGSQTGILRSTKELRESYNGAGAPSGGIPGVTSNINGGANASLPTYPASESAGVPGAYNKSDLVRNYEVNKNVTRKIKAPAEIKRLSVAVAVNGELDPQQLADLKQMVSAAAGSDAVRGDTVVVTAQKFNDTVQKAEEMELAKAKQQETVQSYLKILVGVLIGIAALFLLRRGLAARAESFDETPLTLEGFDVDARLSQPASIGTIGEDDRKTHLQKEITKVVKQQPSDVAKLLKSWMLEDE
- the fliE gene encoding flagellar hook-basal body complex protein FliE, whose translation is MAGLPPFIPIPGAPGLGLPFPKLGQPQAAPGADFGSMFDEAQRKRAELPMAPVEKPAKSLFAAPVAPAQPAAPTAISELGKPLGAFLESVNAEQIHADSLKNELATGGDVELHDVMIAAEKAGISVELTMQLRNKLLDAYQEIMRMSV
- the flgC gene encoding flagellar basal body rod protein FlgC codes for the protein MSTFDALNVSGSALTAQRLRMDTIASNLANANTTRTDKGTPFRREMVVFEAKPSNRPGLPGTGVHVAGIVEDQAPFRLVYDPGHPDANQQGYVAFPNVNPVAEMTDMISATRSYEANVTVVQALKGAANKALEI
- the flgB gene encoding flagellar basal body rod protein FlgB, encoding MLDKLFGKNAEVMASALDGLSMRQKAIAENVANADTPHYKRFEVAFEGALARTVSRPDAFSVPMAATHPGHYRVDGPQSLDDFQATVSRSSEVTMRNDGNNVDIDAEMTRLAQANVTYNAIADLMKRKMTGLHSIIRGN